In Mauremys reevesii isolate NIE-2019 linkage group 8, ASM1616193v1, whole genome shotgun sequence, a single genomic region encodes these proteins:
- the B4GALT2 gene encoding beta-1,4-galactosyltransferase 2: MSRLLLGVTLERICKAVLLLCLLHFVIIMILYFDVYAQHLDFFSRFNGRNSSRAQSSNSSRPNSTAPSCGPAGADPASSANRSGTEKPLPLCQEVPPGLVGRLLIEFSSPMSMERVQRENPDVREGGKYVPPDCQPRQKVAILIPFRHREHHLRYWLHYLHPILRRQKVAYGIYIINQYGEDTFNRAKLLNVGFLEALKDEDDYNCFIFSDVDLVPMDDRNLYRCYEQPRHFASAMDKFSFRLPYAGYFGGVSGLSRSQFLKINGFPNEYWGWGGEDDDIFNRISLNGMKVSRPSGHIGRYRMIKHERDKHNEPNPQRFTKIQNTKVTMKRDGISSLQYQLVEVTRWPMYTNITVDIGKPPPRPARG, encoded by the exons ATGAGCAGGCTGCTCCTGGGGGTGACCCTGGAGAGGATCTGCAAGGCCGTGTTGCTGCTGTGCCTGCTGCACTTCGTCATCATCATGATTCTCTACTTCGACGTCTACGCCCAGCACCTGGACTTCTTCAGCCGCTTCAATGGCAGGAACTCCTcccgggcccagtcctccaactCCTCCCGGCCCAACAGCACCGCCCCCAGCTGTGGGCCGGCCGGCGCCGACCCAGCCTCCAGCGCCAACCGCTCCGGCACTGAGAAGCCCTTACCACTCTGCCAGGAGGTGCCACCTGGCTTAG TTGGCCGGCTCCTCATCGAGTTCAGCTCACCCATGAGCATGGAGCGGGTGCAGCGGGAGAACCCAGACGTGCGGGAGGGTGGCAAGTATGTGCCCCCGGACTGCCAGCCCCGCCAGAAGGTCGCCATCCTCATCCCCTTCCGCCACCGGGAGCATCACCTGCGCTACTGGCTGCACTACCTGCACCCCATCCTGCGCCGGCAGAAGGTCGCCTACGGCATCTACATCATCAACCAG TACGGCGAGGACACCTTCAACCGGGCCAAGCTGCTCAACGTTGGCTTCCTGGAGGCCCTGAAGGACGAGGACGACTACAACTGCTTCATCTTCAGCGACGTGGACCTGGTCCCCATGGACGACCGCAACCTGTACCGGTGCTACGAGCAGCCGCGGCACTTCGCCAGCGCCATGGACAAGTTCAGCTTCAG GCTGCCTTACGCTGGCTACTTCGGGGGCGTCTCAGGCCTGAGCAGGTCCCAGTTCCTGAAGATCAACGGCTTCCCCAACGAGTACTGGGGCTGGGGAGGCGAGGACGACGACATCTTTAACCG GATCTCTCTGAACGGCATGAAGGTGTCGCGTCCCAGCGGCCACATCGGGAGGTACCGCATGATCAAACATGAGCGCGACAAACACAACGAGCCCAACCCACAGAG GTTCACCAAGATCCAGAACACCAAGGTGACGATGAAACGGGACGGGATCAGTTCCCTGCAGTATCAGCTGGTGGAGGTGACGCGCTGGCCCATGTACACGAATATCACAGTGGACATCGGCAAGCCGCCCCCACGCCCGGCCCGGGGCTAG